From one Dermacentor silvarum isolate Dsil-2018 chromosome 3, BIME_Dsil_1.4, whole genome shotgun sequence genomic stretch:
- the LOC119445630 gene encoding sulfotransferase ssu-1 encodes MAAPRRPYRQIIDGVPHSPWVDPDAFRRSLSFRASKGDFVQSSYPKSGTHWVQYITQLILKGGEPIDTYTEFTSNTRLIEYMADDKWTPTLPVRTLMTHQPLCRDTMNHDAKYVYVARNPWDVCVSIFHNMTNMSIYRFQDGTFEDIVDPFLEGDLGYGSYFEHVASGYALKDEPNVFFLTYEELKRDTPGTILRLAHFLGETYGRTLEQQEGLLQKIIERSQPENMRKVLVFNFQGNENAGWREMFGRNDVSCKHGYGGDKTKYGLVRQAKVGGWKEHFTPDQLARFEKKIRDVGDEASFMQLWSDIREEARALSGI; translated from the exons ATGGCAGCACCCCGGAGGCCTTATCGGCAAATTATCGACGGCGTACCCCATAGCCCCTGGGTGGACCCGGACGCGTTTCGGCGCAGCCTGTCGTTCCGTGCCTCCAAAGGTGACTTCGTGCAGAGCTCGTACCCCAAGAGTGGCACACACTGGGTGCAGTACATCACCCAGCTGATTCTCAAGGGCGGTGAGCCGATCGACACCTACACCGAATTCACCAGCAACACCCGCCTCATCGAGTACATGGCGGACGACAAGTGGACGCCCACGTTGCCCGTGCGAACGCTCATGACTCATCAGCCTCTCTGCCGGGATACGATGAACCATGACGCCAA gTACGTCTACGTGGCCCGGAACCCCTGGGACGTGTGCGTGTCTATTTTCCACAACATGACCAACATGAGCATATACCGTTTCCAGGACGGCACGTTCGAAGACATCGTCGACCCTTTCCTGGAAGGAGACCTGGGCTACGGCAGTTACTTCGAACACGTCGCCTCGGGATACGCCCTCAAAGACGAGCCAAACGTCTTCTTCCTGACTTACGAAGAGCTCAAGCGGGACACACCGGGGACGATTCTGAGACTCGCTCACTTTCTGGGTGAAACCTACGGCAGGACGTTGGAACAGCAAGAAGGACTGCTGCAGAAGATCATCGAGCGTTCCCAGCCTGAGAACATGAGGAAAGTGTTAGTGTTCAATTTTCAAGGAAACGAGAACGCCGGCTGGAGAGAAATGTTCGGCAGGAACGATGTGTCTTGCAAGCACGGATACGGCGGAGACAAGACCAAATATGGGCTCGTGAGGCAGGCCAAAGTTGGAGGCTGGAAGGAACACTTCACACCAGACCAGCTGGCGCGTTTCGAGAAGAAAATACGAGACGTGGGGGACGAAGCATCTTTCATGCAGCTGTGGTCGGATATTCGTGAAGAAGCTCGGGCGCTGTCCGGCATTTGA